In a genomic window of Zingiber officinale cultivar Zhangliang chromosome 9B, Zo_v1.1, whole genome shotgun sequence:
- the LOC122023646 gene encoding 3-oxoacyl-[acyl-carrier-protein] synthase II, chloroplastic-like — translation MAGAAVASPLGSWIATAASVSSSACDQDRLARSHRRRPVAISSHSPLRGSKIQAISSSFDPCLCDFRSSGVAALRADSRISLLFGFQRVECYPAPRRAARHPAAASGKTMAVALEPTKELGEKKSKHMKQRRVVVTGMGVVSPLGHDLDVFYNNLLEGISGISEIDTFDCSNYPTRIAGEIKSFSAEGWVAPKFSRRMDKFMLYLLTAGKKALEDGGVTEEVMNQFEKTRCGVLIGSAMGGMKVFNDAIEALRVSYKKMNPFCVPFATTNMGSAMLAMDLGWMGPNYSISTACATSNFCILNAANHIIRGEADVMLCGGSDSAIIPIGIGGFVACKALSQRNTDPTKASRPWDVDRDGFVMGEGAGVLLLEELDHAKQRGAKIYAEFLGGSFTCDAYHMTEPHPEGTGIILCIEKALSESGVSREDVNYINAHATSTPAGDLKEYEALIRCFGKNPKLRVNSTKSMTGHLLGAAGAVEAVAVVQTIRTGWVHPNINLDNPEKSVDTNLLVGSKKERLDVKVALSNSFGFGGHNSSILFAPYK, via the exons ATGGCAGGCGCGGCCGTGGCCTCGCCCCTCGGCTCGTGGATTGCCACGGCGGCGTCGGTGTCCTCCTCAGCCTGCGACCAGGATCGCCTCGCCAGGTCTCATCGGAGGAGGCCGGTGGCGatctcctcccactcccccctaCGAGGATCGAAGATCCAGGCCATTTCTAGCTCCTTCGACCCGTGTTTATGCGACTTCCGCTCCTCCGGCGTCGCTGCCCTTCGTGCCGATAGCCGCATCTCGCTTCTCTTTGGATTTCAGAGAGTCGAATGCTACCCAGCGCCGCGAAGAGCCGCCCGCCACCCCGCCGCTGCATCTG GAAAAACAATGGCTGTTGCCTTGGAACCAACTAAGGAACTTGGCGAGAAGAAAAGTAAGCATATGAAACAAAGGAGGGTTGTTGTGACAGGTATGGGCGTGGTTAGTCCTCTAGGCCATGATCTAGACGTCTTCTACAATAACCTTCTTGAAGGCATTAGTGGCATAAGTGAGATTGACACATTTGATTGCTCCAATTATCCCACG AGAATTGCAGGGGAAATCAAATCCTTTTCTGCAGAAGGGTGGGTGGCTCCCAagttttcaagaaggatggacaAGTTCATGCTCTATTTACTTACTGCAGGGAAAAAAGCCCTAGAGGATGGTGGAGTCACAGAAGAGGTCATGAACCAGTTTGAGAAAACAAGATGTGGTGTGCTGATTGGGTCTGCAATGGGTGGAATGAAA gtTTTTAATGATGCAATTGAGGCTTTGAGAGTCTCGTACAAGAAGATGAACCCATTCTGTGTACCTTTTGCAACTACAAACATGGGATCTGCCATGCTTGCGATGGATCTG GGATGGATGGGTCCTAATTATTCAATTTCTACTGCTTGTGCAACTAGCAACTTCTGCATTCTAAATGCAGCAAATCATATTATACGAGGTGAAGCA GATGTGATGCTTTGTGGTGGATCTGATTCTGCCATCATACCTATTG GGATAGGTGGTTTTGTAGCATGCAAAGCACTTTCTCAAAGAAATACTGATCCGACTAAAGCCTCACGCCCTTGGGATGTT GATCGTGATGGATTTGTTATGGGGGAAGGGGCTGGTGTGCTACTTCTGGAAGAACTAGACCATGCTAAG CAAAGAGGAGCAAAAATCTATGCTGAGTTTTTAGGTGGAAGCTTCACTTGTGATGCATACCACATGACAGAGCCACATCCTGAAG GTACTGGTATTATTCTTTGCATAGAGAAGGCACTATCAGAATCAGGAGTATCCAGAGAGGATGTTAACTACATAAATGCTCATGCAACATCTACACCAGCTggtgatttaaaagaatatgaagcTCTTATCCGATGTTTTGGAAAGAACCCTAAG CTGAGAGTGAACTCAACAAAGTCTATGACTGGTCACCTGTTAGGCGCTGCTGGTGCAGTGGAAGCAGTTGCTGTTGTACAG ACTATTCGAACAGGTTGGGTTCATCCAAACATTAATCTGGACAATCCTGAGAAAAGCGTG GACACGAATTTGCTAGTGGggtcaaaaaaggagagattagaTGTGAAGGTAGCACTATCTAATTCCTTCGGCTTTGGCGGGCACAACTCATCCATCCTGTTCGCTCCCTACAAGTAA
- the LOC122025648 gene encoding FCS-Like Zinc finger 14-like, translated as MGTMGKEQSQTNRKAMSLKQSAETQIPPPFPFLLLLLPNPHSPFVGRSIEMVHPPKPIVRRWWDRDRGRVGLGIAVALDHDDAGPSPRKLHAAAPMMICSPRVRCGSSAPTGRAGFTVGFCGGARARVGDSPVAVAEESSAADFLSDCYVCRKKLHGEDIFMYREKAFCSMECRYKKMVADEYQEQHVSKARKRSTEIASSPCSGGQLFFTGIVVT; from the exons ATGGGTACGATGGGAAAAGAACAAAGCCAGACAAATAGGAAGGCGATGTCTTTAAAGCAGAGTGCAGAAACCCAAATTCCTCCCCCCttccccttcctcctcctcctcctccccaaTCCTCACTCTCCGTTcgtcggtcgatcgatcgagatGGTGCATCCGCCCAAGCCAATCGTCCGGAGGTGGTGGGATCGCGACCGCGGCCGCGTCGGCCTCGGCATCGCCGTGGCCCTCGACCACGACGACGCCGGACCCAGCCCCAGGAAGCTCCACGCCGCGGCGCCGATGATGATCTGTTCGCCGAGAGTGAGATGTGGATCCTCCGCTCCGACCGGCCGCGCTGGGTTTACTGTGGGGTTCTGCGGTGGAGCGAGGGCTCGAGTCGGCGACTCGCCGGTGGCGGTCGCCGAGGAGTCTAGCGCTGCTGACTTCCTCAGCGATTGCTACGTGTGTAGGAAGAAGCTCCACGGCGAAGATATCTTCATGTacag AGAGAAGGCGTTCTGTAGCATGGAGTGTCGTTACAAGAAGATGGTGGCCGACGAGTACCAGGAGCAACACGTCTCAAAAGCCCGCAAACGATCGACGGAGATCGCCAGCTCCCCCTGCTCCGGCGGCCAACTCTTCTTTACCGGCATCGTCGTCACATAA
- the LOC122023368 gene encoding protein PHYTOCHROME-DEPENDENT LATE-FLOWERING-like has translation MGISFKISKIGKRYHPKSNFKPEEDDQSKEGYEESSHVLHGAGLDREIEITNAANGTNNLFPEHEVSFILNLYLNGYSIGKPSEIENCQTQLQDVKPLHPYDRASETLFSAVESGWLPSDILDDIPCNYYHGTVVCEVRDYRKCFSEQGSTASTANATPIVQKVQLRMSLENVIKDISLIADDSWTYSDLMEVEARVVKALNSHLYLNPTPKLERLWKGPTVTKLNFGIGRKKRPLHTSEVTISSDNQNPEKKICTDRISESSHCGSGETGSQVRHASLQQAYETMPLQHLSSGVRSMRSNKFGMKLTLPLPSQAKLQTVVNSPTSSQDHGPGHPSSISGINANISSSQNLMGSHPDKVSNSPRSMKRENLDSQLIPFIGIKRQKQTPTGVDGIQQQWQQKGSQLVGLTGTDLQWKNQMLHSHVDAKGGQYASTLGNQRYPTTVVNSTRKQDPGASFHFNHQGMRFGPKEEQLDRQEQDRCKEVLQALPVNSPVDQQQSRAHLLQQPYIRNHPPTPVQWQNARPVSEKDMLKDDTYQKRKSVPSPRVSSGPMVQSPVSSRSGEISSGSAGGQFSGIVTASALGVQKDKLIANSNAAIGAPSVTSSPSDSLNRQQHTSGTAKSKPNSMTKTQNVSAVGSPASVSNMNPSLIVNSPSIGTAPLGDQVIIERFMKIDAITQRYQFNLKKNKVDDYPEKGPTQHSTQELAIWLSDSFNGEDFTDQRKPLSKSLIGGTINTCKDRTISFMRNEPVHQVSMRLIMTEKPFDGTVSMQYEYMDDSKIQDYQLTLPTTNHADLLAAQFAQLMEHDGFQKAEDKIQPIPIHMVAPPGNLSSGLPMMVDTSTSEMKPPEIASGQPSQAPFPAVANAIGPMNSSQHPSSNARMMAAANYSQTLAITQGYLTGASMSARLQQVDQSTLKSHQQQPQQQQQMQQNTSQLQQQQLPSTQLQRSSTLLSANPLSQMIGQNSNLQIGTNQMVNNKPLQLHILQQQKQQQQLPRKMMVELNPAMSMGNMGNNVMGLGNLNNVIGMGGMRAISSPIGTMSGMGNLSPRQMNLLSASNFSAGIPQNSLTHAQFAAMASKFRMAPQNRAGLYSQSGIAGMGGSTNQVLPSSSGLSMLSALHRANMNPLQRNAMSSMGPPKGAGANFYLNPQQQQQLQLQLLQQQPQQQQQQQQIQQQISSPLQQAQVGSPPLVVSPSAMLMQHQQLSPQQMGQQTALSPQQLSSGALQQINNSANPEAGPASPQLSSQTHGSVGSITSSPMEQLQGANKAGSASNV, from the exons GCTGTTGAGTCAGGGTGGCTGCCAAGTGACATACTTGATGATATACCTTGCAATTACTATCACGGGACTGTTGTCTGTGAG GTACGAGACTATAGAAAATGCTTTTCTGAACAAGGAAGTACTGCTTCTACTGCCAATGCAACTCCAATTGTACAGAAAGTACAATTGAGGATGTCATTGGAAAATGTCATTAAGGACATTTCTTTAATAGCTGATGATTCTTGGACATACAGTGACCTAATG GAAGTAGAGGCACGAGTTGTGAAAGCATTGAACTCACATCTTTATTTAAATCCTACTCCAAAGTTGGAGAGACTTTGGAAAGGTCCTACTGTGACCAAG CTCAATTTTGGTATTGGAAGAAAGAAGCGTCCACTGCATACTTCTGAAGTGACCATTTCATCTGATAACCAAAATCCTGAAAAGAAGATCTGCACTGATAGGATATCTGAGAGTTCTCATTGTGGGTCAGGAGAAACAGGATCTCAAGTAAGACATGCATCGCTTCAACAAGCTTACGAAACTATGCCATTGCAACATCTATCGAGTGGAGTTCGGTCAATGAGATCTAACAAGTTTGGTATGAAACTTACTTTGCCTCTGCCCTCTCAGGCCAAGCTTCAAACAGTCGTCAACTCGCCTACTAGTTCACAGGATCATGGACCTGGACATCCATCCAGTATTTCTGGGATAAATGCAAATATATCTTCATCTCAGAACTTAATGGGTTCACATCCTGACAAAGTCAGTAACTCCCCTCGTTCCATGAAAAGGGAGAACCTAGATTCCCAGTTGATACCTTTTATTGGCATTAAGAGGCAGAAGCAAACACCAACAGGGGTAGATGGCATTCAGCAACAGTGGCAACAAAAAGGGTCTCAATTGGTAGGATTAACTGGAACAGATTTGCAGTGGAAGAACCAAATGCTACATTCCCATGTAGATGCAAAGGGGGGTCAGTATGCTTCTACTCTAGGCAATCAGAGGTATCCTACAACTGTTGTAAATAGTACGCGTAAACAAGATCCAGGAGCTTCTTTCCATTTTAATCACCAAGGTATGAGATTTGGTCCCAAGGAAGAACAGTTAGATAGACAAGAGCAAGATAGATGTAAAGAAGTTCTTCAGGCACTCCCTGTTAACAGTCCAGTTGATCAGCAGCAATCACGAGCACATTTACTACAACAGCCATATATAAGAAATCATCCTCCAACCCCTGTCCAGTGGCAGAATGCCCGACCAGTATCTGAAAAGGATATGTTAAAAGATGATACATATCAGAAAAGGAAATCAGTGCCCAGCCCTAGGGTGTCTTCTGGACCCATGGTCCAGTCACCAGTATCATCAAGATCGGGAGAAATTTCCAGTGGATCTGCAGGTGGACAGTTCAGTGGCATTGTAACAGCTTCTGCTCTGGGTGTTCAAAAGGATAAGTTAATAGCAAATTCTAATGCTGCAATTGGTGCTCCTTCTGTGACTTCTAGTCCTAGTGACTCTCTTAACCGACAACAGCATACCTCAGGGACTGCAAAAAGCAAACCAAATTCAATGACCAAAACTCAGAATGTGAGTGCAGTTGGATCTCCTGCCAGTGTTAGCAATATGAATCCTTCCCTAATTGTTAACAGTCCTTCAATTGGGACTGCTCCTCTTGGCGATCAAGTCATTATTGAGAGATTTATGAAAATTGATGCAATAACCCAAAG ATACCAATTTAATCTCAAGAAGAATAAAGTTGATGACTATCCTGAAAAGGGACCAACACAGCATTCTACCCAGGAACTTGCAATTTGGCTATCTGATTCATTCAATGGTGAGGACTTCACAGATCAAAGAAAACCATTGTCAAAATCTTTAATTGGTGGGACAATTAATACCTGCAAGGACAGAACAATCAGCTTTATGCGCAATGAGCCAGTGCATCAAG ttTCTATGAGGTTGATCATGACTGAGAAGCCCTTTGATGGTACTGTATCAATGCAGTACGAGTACATGGATGATTCTAAGATTCAAGATTATCAGCTAACATTACCCACAACT AACCATGCAGATCTGCTTGCAGCACAGTTTGCTCAACTG ATGGAACATGATGGATTTCAGAAGGCTGAAGATAAAATACAACCTATACCCATCCACATGGTTGCTCCTCCAGGTAACCTTTCTTCAGGTTTACCAATGATGGTAGATACCTCTACATCTGAAATGAAACCGCCAGAAATAGCTAGTGGTCAACCATCACAAGCACCTTTCCCTGCTGTTGCCAATGCAATTGGACCGATGAATTCTTCCCAACATCCTTCCAGCAATGCAAGGATGATGGCAGCTGCTAACTACAGTCAGACTCTGGCGATAACACAAGGTTATCTCACAGGTGCTTCCATGTCTGCTAGGTTGCAGCAGGTTGATCAATCTACGCTGAAATCACATCAGCAgcaaccacagcagcagcagcagatgCAACAAAATACATCACAATTGCAACAGCAGCAGCTTCCATCTACACAACTTCAGAGGTCATCAACACTGCTCTCGGCCAATCCTCTGTCTCAGATGATTGGTCAGAATTCAAATCTGCAAATAGGAACTAATCAGATGGTGAATAACAAACCATTGCAGCTTCATATATTGCAACAGCAGAAGCAACAGCAGCAACTTCCTAGGAAAATGATGGTGGAGCTTAACCCAGCCATGAGCATGGGAAACATGGGCAACAATGTGATGGGCCTTGGTAACTTGAACAATGTAATAGGCATGGGTGGCATGCGTGCTATATCGTCTCCCATCGGGACTATGTCAGGCATGGGCAACCTAAGCCCACGCCAAATGAACCTGCTTTCAGCTTCCAATTTCAGTGCAGGCATTCCTCAAAATTCTTTGACCCATGCACAGTTTGCTGCAATGGCATCCAAGTTCAGGATGGCACCGCAAAATAGAGCAGGCCTATACAGTCAATCTGGTATTGCAGGCATGGGAGGGAGTACGAACCAGGTGCTACCATCCTCTTCAGGCCTGTCTATGTTGAGTGCACTGCATCGAGCAAACATGAACCCTTTGCAACGGAATGCAATGTCATCTATGGGCCCTCCTAAAGGAGCTGGAGCAAACTTTTACCTCAATCCTCAGCAACAGCAGCAGCTTCAGCTGCAGCTGCTACAACAacaaccacagcagcagcagcagcagcagcaaattCAGCAACAAATAAGTTCACCATTGCAGCAAGCCCAGGTTGGCTCCCCACCATTGGTGGTCTCTCCTTCAGCAATGTTGATGCAACATCAGCAGCTGAGCCCTCAACAAATGGGCCAACAAACTGCATTGAGTCCCCAGCAGCTGAGCTCAGGTGCATTGCAGCAGATAAACAATAGTGCTAATCCTGAGGCTGGGCCTGCAAGTCCACAACTAAGCTCACAGACACATGGGTCTGTTGGAAGCATCACAAGTTCCCCTATGGAGCAACTGCAAGGTGCTAACAAGGCTGGGTCAGCCAGCAATGTTTAG